One genomic region from Spiroplasma endosymbiont of Polydrusus cervinus encodes:
- the rpoC gene encoding DNA-directed RNA polymerase subunit beta', protein MIDNNEKNNRMIKIGLAESDDIRSWSFGEVKKPETINYKTLKPERDGLFDEKIFGPTKNFECACGKYKKSKNKGKICERCGVEITEAIVRRERMGHIELEEPVTHIWMLKASPSRIALILDMKTKELEEVVYFVSYIVLDAGDAKSLKQKMVLDLGNAKTSAATRQRLTKTLREILDTLEPGIIAYEAGETMIEDLKNTSLPFSMDECAQFINRHTSARFGIGAEAIEVLLKNLNIDNEIKKIKQDLKDKKTQLDQNKLMKRLEVLDSLKKSGSRPEWMILHVVPVIPPDIRPIIQLDGGRFTTSEINDLYRRIIIRNERLKKVKAMGAPSVIVNNEKRMLQEAVDALLDNERKSRPVTGKDKRPLKSLTSILKGKQGRFRQNLLGKRVDYSGRSVIVIGPDLKMYQCGLPRDMAITLFKPFVISKLVKDGLAANIKVAEKLILNHDDKVWEVLEDVIKTRPVLLNRAPTLHRLGIQAFEPKLVKGKAIRLHPLVTTAFNADFDGDQMAVHVPITDEAVGEARSLMLGSRNILGPKDGKPIVTPTQDMVLGNYYLTYEEKGKLGEGTIFKDLNEAVIACETGAAALHALVAIPVAGFTHKKFAPEQMNDYIITTPGKIIFNQIFKEEFPYLNEPNVENLTALPARSLIKDNVNLIEYLATWMVNPPFKKKDLSNIIDRYFKIYGANKTAEMLDNMKNLGFKYSGKSGVTVSAGDVKVYDKKQEEFKAADQKVKEINNYFKMGMLTSREKQHRIISVWSKVKDNIQTELEHILREDPKNPIFMMADSGARGNVSNFTQLVGMRGLMNNPKGDIIELPIKSSFREGLTVSEFFISTHGARKGMADVALKTADSGYLTRRLVDVSQEIIITMKDCNARRGFVVSDIIEQKHANIIVPLFDRLVGRYNLKDIKLKKLKNHEVILANTLLTEEDSRKIVDSDIKEVIIRSVLTCEAEKGICQRCYGKNLATGMEVEIGEAVGIIAAQSIGEPGTQLTMRTFHTGGVAGGADITQGLPRIKELLDVTTPKGSISLISEIDGEISDIRDESGIHTIYVKSDSDERKYKTQYNAVLRVKVGDKVVRGQKLTEGSINIKELLEVAKIEDVHNYILKEVQRVYRLQGIEISDKYIEIIIKQMLNKVKIIDAGDTELLPGEIVTIKRYRNETVNAVRSMKKPPTAKHVIFGIKKAPLESESFLSSASFQDTTRVLVKAIIKGKVDSLEGLKENIMLGHLIPAGTGLKNPKDIITAGIAAKAEEY, encoded by the coding sequence ATGATTGATAATAATGAAAAAAATAATCGAATGATTAAAATCGGTTTGGCAGAGTCTGACGATATTCGGAGCTGGTCATTTGGGGAAGTTAAAAAACCAGAAACAATTAATTATAAAACCTTAAAACCAGAACGCGATGGATTATTTGATGAAAAAATTTTTGGGCCAACCAAAAATTTTGAGTGTGCTTGTGGGAAATACAAAAAATCAAAAAATAAAGGAAAAATTTGTGAACGTTGTGGGGTTGAAATTACCGAAGCAATTGTTCGTCGTGAACGCATGGGGCACATTGAATTAGAAGAACCAGTTACCCATATTTGAATGTTAAAAGCATCACCAAGTCGAATTGCTTTAATTTTAGATATGAAAACAAAAGAACTTGAAGAAGTTGTTTATTTTGTTTCGTATATTGTTTTAGATGCTGGTGATGCCAAATCATTAAAACAAAAAATGGTTTTAGATTTAGGAAATGCTAAAACTTCAGCTGCAACTCGTCAACGCTTAACAAAAACATTACGAGAAATTTTAGATACATTAGAACCAGGGATAATTGCTTATGAAGCTGGTGAAACAATGATTGAAGATTTAAAAAATACTTCGTTACCATTTTCAATGGATGAATGTGCCCAATTTATTAATCGCCATACGAGTGCTCGTTTTGGTATTGGGGCCGAGGCGATTGAAGTATTATTGAAAAACTTAAATATTGATAATGAAATTAAAAAAATTAAACAAGATTTAAAAGATAAAAAAACACAATTAGACCAAAATAAATTAATGAAACGATTAGAAGTTTTAGATTCATTAAAAAAATCAGGGTCACGCCCAGAGTGAATGATTCTTCATGTGGTGCCAGTAATTCCACCGGACATTCGCCCAATTATTCAATTAGATGGGGGTCGTTTTACCACTTCAGAAATTAATGATTTATATCGTCGAATTATTATTCGAAATGAACGATTAAAAAAAGTTAAAGCAATGGGAGCCCCAAGTGTTATTGTTAATAATGAAAAAAGGATGTTACAAGAAGCTGTTGATGCATTATTAGATAATGAACGAAAATCTCGCCCCGTAACTGGGAAAGATAAACGCCCTCTAAAATCATTGACAAGTATTTTAAAAGGGAAACAAGGTCGTTTTCGTCAAAATTTGTTAGGGAAACGGGTTGATTATTCAGGACGTTCGGTTATTGTGATTGGTCCAGATTTAAAAATGTATCAATGTGGTTTACCACGGGATATGGCAATTACTTTGTTTAAACCATTTGTTATTAGCAAATTAGTGAAAGATGGTTTGGCAGCAAATATTAAAGTTGCTGAAAAATTAATTTTAAATCATGATGATAAAGTGTGAGAAGTTTTAGAAGATGTTATTAAAACACGTCCGGTCTTATTAAACCGTGCGCCAACTTTACACCGATTAGGAATTCAAGCATTTGAGCCAAAACTAGTTAAAGGAAAAGCAATTCGATTGCATCCTTTAGTAACAACGGCTTTTAATGCCGACTTTGATGGTGACCAAATGGCGGTCCATGTGCCAATTACCGATGAAGCAGTTGGCGAAGCGCGTAGTTTAATGTTGGGAAGTCGTAATATTTTAGGGCCAAAAGATGGAAAACCAATTGTTACTCCAACCCAAGATATGGTATTAGGGAACTACTATTTAACATACGAAGAAAAAGGGAAATTAGGTGAAGGAACAATCTTTAAAGATTTAAATGAAGCAGTGATTGCTTGTGAAACCGGAGCTGCTGCTCTCCATGCCTTAGTTGCTATTCCGGTTGCTGGTTTTACGCATAAAAAATTTGCTCCTGAGCAAATGAATGATTATATTATTACGACACCAGGAAAAATTATTTTTAACCAAATTTTTAAAGAGGAATTCCCGTATTTAAATGAGCCAAATGTCGAAAATTTAACAGCTTTACCAGCGCGTTCATTAATTAAGGATAATGTTAATTTAATTGAATACTTAGCGACATGAATGGTAAACCCACCGTTTAAGAAAAAAGATTTATCAAATATTATTGATCGTTATTTTAAAATATATGGTGCTAATAAAACAGCTGAAATGTTAGACAACATGAAAAACCTAGGATTTAAATATTCCGGAAAATCAGGGGTAACTGTTTCAGCGGGCGATGTTAAAGTTTATGATAAAAAACAAGAAGAATTTAAAGCAGCTGACCAAAAAGTAAAAGAAATTAATAATTACTTTAAAATGGGAATGCTAACAAGTCGGGAAAAACAACATCGAATTATTAGTGTTTGATCAAAAGTAAAAGATAATATTCAAACTGAATTAGAACATATTTTACGCGAAGACCCTAAAAATCCAATCTTTATGATGGCTGATTCAGGAGCACGGGGAAATGTGTCAAACTTTACGCAGTTAGTTGGGATGCGGGGATTAATGAATAATCCAAAAGGAGATATTATTGAATTGCCAATTAAATCTTCCTTCCGGGAAGGTTTAACCGTGTCTGAATTCTTTATTTCAACCCATGGGGCGCGAAAAGGGATGGCCGATGTGGCCTTAAAAACAGCCGACTCGGGATATTTAACAAGACGGTTAGTTGACGTTTCGCAAGAAATTATTATTACAATGAAAGATTGTAATGCTCGTCGTGGTTTTGTTGTTTCAGATATTATTGAACAAAAACATGCTAATATCATTGTGCCGTTATTTGACCGCCTAGTTGGTCGTTATAATTTAAAAGATATTAAACTAAAGAAACTAAAGAATCATGAAGTTATTCTAGCTAATACATTATTAACGGAAGAAGATAGTCGCAAAATTGTTGATAGTGATATTAAAGAAGTTATTATTCGTTCAGTACTAACTTGTGAAGCTGAAAAAGGGATTTGTCAACGTTGTTATGGGAAAAACCTGGCAACGGGTATGGAAGTTGAAATTGGTGAAGCTGTTGGAATAATTGCGGCGCAATCAATTGGTGAACCCGGAACGCAGTTAACAATGCGGACATTCCATACTGGTGGTGTTGCTGGTGGTGCTGATATTACCCAAGGGTTACCACGGATTAAAGAATTATTAGACGTTACTACTCCGAAAGGATCAATATCACTAATTTCCGAAATTGATGGGGAGATTAGTGATATTCGTGATGAGAGTGGGATTCATACCATTTATGTTAAATCAGATAGTGATGAACGAAAATATAAAACCCAATATAATGCTGTTTTAAGAGTTAAAGTAGGGGATAAAGTTGTTCGTGGTCAAAAATTAACTGAAGGTTCAATTAATATTAAAGAATTATTGGAAGTTGCCAAAATTGAAGATGTTCATAATTATATTTTAAAAGAGGTACAAAGAGTTTATCGTTTACAAGGAATTGAAATTTCCGATAAATATATTGAAATTATTATTAAACAAATGTTGAATAAAGTTAAAATTATTGATGCAGGAGATACTGAATTGTTACCAGGCGAAATTGTAACAATTAAACGTTATCGTAATGAAACAGTTAATGCTGTTCGCTCAATGAAAAAACCACCAACAGCGAAACATGTTATCTTTGGAATTAAGAAAGCTCCGTTAGAATCAGAGTCATTCTTATCATCAGCGTCCTTCCAAGATACAACCCGCGTTTTGGTTAAAGCAATCATTAAAGGAAAAGTTGATAGTTTAGAAGGCTTAAAAGAAAACATTATGTTAGGGCACTTAATTCCGGCTGGAACAGGATTAAAAAATCCGAAAGATATTATTACGGCTGGAATTGCTGCCAAAGCTGAAGAATATTAG
- the rpsL gene encoding 30S ribosomal protein S12 codes for MPTINQLVRKPRKEKLWKTKAPALNRGLNSLQKKQTNKTAPQKRGVCTRVATMTPKKPNSALRKYARVRLTNGMEVTAYIPGEGHNLQEHSVVLIRGGRVKDLPGVRYHIICGTLDTAGVNKRQQGRSLYGTKRPKAAKA; via the coding sequence ATGCCAACAATTAATCAATTAGTTCGTAAGCCACGAAAAGAAAAATTGTGGAAAACAAAAGCGCCCGCTTTAAATCGGGGGTTAAATTCTTTACAAAAAAAACAAACTAATAAAACCGCACCACAAAAAAGAGGGGTATGTACACGGGTAGCAACAATGACACCGAAAAAACCTAATTCAGCGTTACGAAAATATGCTCGTGTTCGTTTAACAAACGGAATGGAAGTAACAGCGTATATTCCTGGTGAAGGACATAACTTACAAGAACATAGCGTTGTTTTAATTCGTGGGGGAAGGGTTAAAGACTTACCAGGGGTTCGTTACCATATTATTTGTGGAACATTAGATACCGCTGGAGTTAATAAACGCCAACAAGGACGTTCACTATACGGAACAAAAAGACCAAAAGCTGCCAAAGCTTAA
- the rpsG gene encoding 30S ribosomal protein S7, which produces MRKRQAEKRDVLSDPIYNSKLVTRTINKIMIDGKRGVAQTILYGAFDSVKEKTKTEPLEVFKKAIENITPHLELKVRRIGGANYQVPIEVNEDRKVTLGLRWLINYARLRNEKSMIDRLANEIIDASNGIGGAVKKKDDTHKMAEANKAFAHYRW; this is translated from the coding sequence ATGCGTAAACGTCAAGCAGAAAAGAGAGATGTTTTATCAGACCCAATTTATAATTCAAAATTGGTAACTCGTACAATTAATAAAATTATGATTGACGGAAAAAGAGGAGTTGCACAAACAATTTTATATGGTGCATTTGATAGTGTTAAAGAAAAAACAAAAACTGAACCATTAGAAGTATTTAAAAAAGCAATTGAAAATATTACTCCGCATTTAGAATTAAAAGTTCGTCGAATTGGGGGAGCTAATTATCAAGTCCCAATTGAAGTAAATGAGGATCGTAAAGTTACCTTAGGGTTACGTTGATTAATTAATTATGCAAGATTACGAAATGAAAAAAGCATGATTGATCGCTTAGCAAATGAAATTATTGATGCTTCAAACGGAATTGGGGGAGCAGTTAAGAAAAAAGATGATACACACAAAATGGCAGAAGCTAATAAGGCTTTTGCACATTATCGTTGATAA
- the fusA gene encoding elongation factor G, translating to MAREYSLENTRNIGIMAHIDAGKTTTTERILFHTGKIHKIGETHDGASQMDWMAQEQERGITITSAATTAFWKNMRLNIIDTPGHVDFTVEVERSLRVLDGAIAVLDGQSGVEPQTETVWRQATTYGVPRIVFVNKMDKIGADFLYSVKTIHDRLQANAHPVQIPIGAEDQFSGIIDIVERKAYHYDGTANEEAQEITIPDDLKYLVEEYRMKLIEAAVNFDEELMLKYLDGNEITIPEIKSAIRAATLTGDFFPVFCGSAFKNKGVKLMLDGVIDYLPSPPDIPSIKGVLEDGTEVQRHADDSEPFSALAFKIMTDPFVGKLTFFRVYSGVLKKGSSILNSTKDKSERIGRLLKMHANNREEIETVYAGDIAAAVGLKLSTTGDTLCDEKNEVILESMIFPEPVINLALEPKTKADQEKMSLALQKLAEEDPTFRTWTDEETGQTIIAGMGELHLDILVDRMKREFKVETNVGTPQVSYRETFKDSAEVEGKYIKQSGGRGQYGYVWIKFEPNHDKGFEFVDAIVGGKIPKEFIGSVKKGLEESMQTGKLAGYPMIDIKATLFDGSYHDVDSSQMAYEFAASLSLKEAAKKCKPVILEPIMAVEVTVPEEYYGDVMGNLSSRRGQIEGNDQRGNAHVVKAKVPLSEMFGYATDLRSFTQGRGTYTMLFSHYQEAPKSITEEIIKKVGKSAE from the coding sequence ATGGCAAGAGAATATTCTCTAGAAAATACGAGAAATATTGGAATTATGGCGCATATTGATGCTGGAAAAACAACAACAACTGAGCGTATTTTATTCCATACTGGTAAAATCCATAAAATTGGGGAAACGCATGATGGAGCTAGCCAAATGGATTGAATGGCCCAAGAACAAGAGCGTGGAATTACAATTACTTCTGCGGCAACAACAGCGTTTTGAAAAAATATGCGTTTAAATATTATTGATACTCCAGGGCACGTTGATTTTACCGTTGAAGTGGAAAGATCATTACGTGTTTTAGATGGAGCCATTGCGGTGCTTGATGGACAATCAGGGGTTGAACCACAAACAGAAACAGTTTGACGCCAAGCAACAACTTATGGGGTACCAAGAATCGTTTTTGTTAATAAAATGGATAAAATTGGAGCTGATTTTTTGTATTCCGTAAAAACAATTCATGATCGTTTACAAGCAAATGCTCATCCAGTCCAAATTCCAATTGGAGCGGAAGATCAATTTAGTGGAATTATTGATATTGTTGAACGAAAAGCTTATCATTATGATGGAACAGCAAACGAAGAAGCACAAGAAATTACAATTCCAGATGATTTAAAATATTTAGTTGAAGAATACCGAATGAAATTAATTGAAGCAGCGGTTAATTTTGATGAAGAATTAATGTTAAAATATTTAGATGGAAATGAAATTACAATTCCAGAAATTAAAAGTGCAATTCGTGCCGCAACATTAACAGGTGATTTCTTTCCCGTTTTTTGTGGAAGTGCTTTTAAAAATAAAGGAGTTAAATTAATGTTGGATGGGGTAATTGATTATTTACCTTCCCCACCTGATATTCCATCAATTAAAGGAGTACTAGAAGATGGAACGGAAGTGCAACGTCATGCTGATGATAGTGAACCATTTTCAGCCTTAGCCTTTAAAATTATGACTGATCCCTTTGTTGGAAAATTAACATTCTTCCGAGTTTACTCAGGAGTATTAAAAAAAGGGAGTTCTATTTTAAACTCAACAAAAGATAAATCAGAGCGAATTGGTCGTTTATTAAAAATGCATGCTAATAATCGTGAAGAAATTGAAACAGTGTATGCTGGTGATATTGCGGCAGCCGTTGGTTTAAAATTATCAACAACGGGAGATACTCTTTGTGATGAGAAAAACGAAGTAATCTTAGAATCAATGATATTCCCAGAACCAGTTATTAACTTAGCATTAGAGCCAAAAACAAAAGCTGACCAAGAAAAAATGAGTTTAGCTTTACAAAAATTAGCCGAAGAAGATCCAACATTCCGAACATGAACAGATGAGGAAACAGGTCAAACAATTATTGCTGGAATGGGAGAATTACACTTAGATATTTTAGTTGATCGAATGAAACGTGAATTTAAAGTGGAAACCAATGTTGGAACGCCACAAGTTTCATACCGTGAAACATTTAAAGATAGTGCTGAAGTAGAAGGAAAATACATTAAACAATCAGGAGGACGTGGTCAATATGGATATGTATGAATTAAATTTGAACCAAATCATGATAAAGGATTTGAATTTGTTGATGCGATTGTTGGTGGAAAAATTCCAAAAGAATTCATCGGTTCTGTTAAAAAAGGATTAGAGGAATCAATGCAAACAGGAAAATTAGCAGGATATCCAATGATTGATATTAAAGCGACTTTATTTGATGGGTCATACCATGATGTCGATTCATCACAAATGGCTTATGAGTTTGCAGCTAGTTTATCATTAAAAGAAGCAGCGAAAAAATGTAAACCAGTTATTTTAGAACCAATTATGGCGGTTGAAGTTACTGTTCCTGAAGAATACTATGGGGACGTAATGGGGAACTTATCATCACGTCGTGGTCAAATCGAAGGAAATGATCAGCGTGGGAATGCCCACGTTGTTAAGGCAAAAGTTCCATTATCAGAAATGTTTGGGTATGCAACTGATTTACGAAGTTTTACACAAGGGCGTGGAACTTATACAATGTTGTTTTCACATTACCAAGAAGCACCAAAATCAATTACTGAAGAAATTATTAAAAAAGTTGGAAAATCAGCCGAATAA
- the tuf gene encoding elongation factor Tu, with product MAKQKFDRSLPHVNVGTIGHVDHGKTTLTAAITTVLAKKGFAEAQKYDSIDKAPEEKERGITINTSHVEYRTEKRHYAHVDCPGHADYVKNMITGAAQMDGAILVVAATDGPMPQTREHILLSRQVGVPKMVVFLNKCDMMDGDTEMMDLIEMEVRDLLSEYGFDGEKTPVIRGSALKALEGDAKWEEEIMKLMSAIDEWIPEPERDTAKPFMMPVEDVFTITGRGTVATGRVERGIVKVNEEVEIIGLKSETKKVVVTGLEMFRKLLDDAKAGDNVGVLLRGVDRSDIERGQVIAKPGSVKPHTEFKAQVYVLTKEEGGRHTPFFGNYRPQFYFRTTDVTGSIKLPSGVEMVMPGDNVEMTVELIAPVAIEEGTKFSIREGGHTIGAGTVVSISK from the coding sequence ATGGCAAAACAAAAATTTGATAGAAGTTTACCACACGTTAACGTTGGAACAATTGGACACGTTGACCATGGGAAAACTACTTTAACAGCGGCTATTACAACGGTATTAGCAAAAAAAGGATTCGCAGAAGCCCAAAAATATGATAGTATTGATAAAGCTCCTGAAGAAAAAGAACGTGGAATTACAATTAATACTTCACACGTTGAGTATCGTACTGAAAAAAGACACTATGCGCACGTTGACTGTCCAGGGCATGCCGATTATGTTAAAAATATGATTACTGGTGCTGCTCAAATGGATGGGGCGATTTTAGTTGTTGCAGCAACAGACGGACCAATGCCTCAAACAAGAGAACATATCTTATTATCACGCCAAGTTGGGGTTCCAAAAATGGTTGTTTTCTTAAACAAATGCGACATGATGGATGGCGATACTGAAATGATGGATTTAATCGAAATGGAAGTTAGAGATCTATTAAGCGAATATGGCTTTGATGGAGAAAAAACACCAGTTATTAGAGGATCAGCTTTAAAAGCACTTGAAGGTGATGCTAAATGAGAAGAAGAAATCATGAAATTAATGTCTGCAATTGATGAATGAATTCCAGAACCAGAAAGAGATACAGCAAAACCATTCATGATGCCAGTTGAAGATGTTTTCACAATTACAGGACGTGGAACAGTTGCAACAGGACGTGTTGAACGTGGGATTGTTAAAGTTAATGAAGAAGTTGAAATTATTGGATTAAAAAGTGAAACTAAAAAAGTTGTTGTAACAGGCTTAGAAATGTTTAGAAAATTATTAGATGACGCTAAAGCTGGGGATAATGTTGGGGTATTATTACGAGGAGTAGACCGTAGTGATATTGAACGTGGGCAAGTTATTGCAAAACCAGGCTCAGTTAAACCACATACAGAATTTAAAGCACAAGTTTATGTTTTAACAAAAGAAGAAGGAGGACGTCATACGCCATTCTTCGGAAACTACCGTCCACAATTTTACTTCCGCACTACGGATGTTACTGGGTCAATTAAATTACCAAGTGGTGTTGAAATGGTAATGCCAGGGGATAATGTTGAAATGACAGTTGAATTAATTGCACCAGTTGCGATTGAGGAAGGAACAAAATTCTCAATTCGTGAAGGTGGTCATACCATCGGAGCTGGAACAGTTGTTTCAATTAGCAAATAA
- a CDS encoding lipoprotein gives MKKLLSILGAVGLTATSTASLVTCNNNTYNDKKEITPEELKKLKKENQINTTDENIKNNLEWIAPQEKPFNQVDNKYYFVVWRGDKNDDWRIIKFQNNEEQREKQILEDYKNFRLILHNQKVLYIMEIGKKGIPWSRENFDYFKSVYRWKLDTSPPLLPSLISDNKGNIKVNTQ, from the coding sequence ATGAAAAAATTACTAAGTATCTTAGGGGCAGTCGGATTAACAGCAACAAGTACAGCAAGTTTAGTTACTTGTAATAACAATACATATAATGATAAAAAAGAAATAACACCAGAAGAATTAAAAAAATTAAAAAAAGAAAACCAAATAAATACAACAGATGAAAATATTAAAAATAATTTAGAATGAATAGCACCACAAGAAAAACCATTTAATCAAGTAGATAATAAATATTATTTTGTTGTGTGGCGTGGTGATAAAAATGATGATTGAAGAATTATTAAATTTCAAAATAATGAAGAACAACGCGAAAAACAAATATTAGAAGATTATAAAAATTTTAGACTTATTCTTCATAATCAAAAAGTATTGTATATTATGGAAATTGGTAAGAAGGGAATCCCGTGAAGTAGAGAAAATTTTGATTATTTTAAATCAGTTTATCGTTGAAAGTTAGATACATCACCACCACTACTCCCTAGTCTAATTTCTGATAATAAAGGTAATATAAAAGTTAATACACAATAA